ACCGTGCGCAGGAAGTGAAAGACCTCCTGCACTGCCTTGCCGTTCAGACGACCTGTGCCGACGAGATACTTGTTGTCGATGCGTCGGACACTGACGAGACATCCGGATTCTGCTCGAACGATAAACCCGCAGGTACGCCTCTCCGCTACCTTCGCGCGGATGCGGATATCTGCACACAGCGCAACATAGGTATCGAGTCGAGCTGCGGGGACATCATCACATTCCTCGACGATGATGCTCGCATTGGCCCGGACTATTGCGCCACCATGCTTCGCTATTTCGAAAATGACGCCTCCATCTCGGGCGTCGGCGGTTCAATGACCGATGTCCCATTGCCCGGACTCGTCGAGCGCGTGTTCCGCTGTCTGTTTTTCATCCAAACAAACAGAGGCCGGAACCGCTTTCGTCTGTCGGGATTCCCTGACTTTGGATTCGCATTTCCACACGACCGCGAGGTCGACTTTCTTGCCAGTACGGCCGCCTCGTTTAGAAAATCCGCCATCGGTGCGCTACGATTCGACACAGGGGCATTCAGCGGGCGGGCGCTGGGACTACAAACCGGTCGAGCATTTGCGGAGGACGTGTGGTTTTCATTTCAGGTGGGACGGAGCGGCCGCCTTATCGTCGGCGCGTCACTGGCATTTTTTCACACGCCAAGTCCGGCATCGCGTGATGGTGTCCATGTGACCCAGACCTTGTACTACCACGCGATGCGGACCGTAAGCGCGCGCATGGCACACGGCATCATTCAGCAGCTCGCACGCCGATGGGCTCTTATCGGGTGCGGCCTGCTTGCGATGATACAAACGGTTGTGAAACGCGACCTCGGGTACCTCACCGGCTATCTTGCTTCATCCCGTCTACCGGCATCGTCAAGAACGGCCTGATTGATCCCGCTGAAATGATGTACGAAGGATGATATCCCAAAGCGGGGAACTGACACCATAGCCGCGATCAGGATCCGCGAAGTGATGGCGCATGTGATACTCTCGAAGATAGCCGAACACGCGGCCTTTTATCGGGAAGTGATGCACAGCGTAATGCGTCATGTCGTACGCTAGGTATCCTGTCAGCATGCCGGCCATGAGCGGTGCGGCATGTACGGTGCCAAAAAGCACTGTCCATAAAAAGTAGAACGCGGTGGCGAGCGGAAGACTCACGGCTGGCACCATGACGAGACGCAGCGGATCGCTGGGATAGTCGTGATGGACACCATGAAACATCCAGTGAATCTTCTGTCCCCACCCGGATTTCGGATGGTAGTGGAAAATAAACCGGTGAAGCGAGTACTCGATAAACGTCCATAGCGCGAGTCCGGCGAGGATCACGAGCACTGCTTTCGAGAGAGGGAGTTCGTACACGGCAAGAGCGGCGTACGTACATGCGGCTATCACGGGGACGAAGATCCAGAGCGGGACGGACCAGTGCACATGCGAGAAAAACTCCATGAAGTCGCTCTCGAACATTCTAGGCGTTCGTTTACTGTTTTCAATAAATAGCTTCATAGTCCTGCACTTTCAGCATATCACTTGAGCGTTGCGCGATGCGCGATAAAAAATAATACGAAGACGCGCGGAATACCGCAACGAGCGCGTTTCAAATGCACCCGTAGTTGGACTTCGCGGGATGACGCGCTAGATTTCATTTTCCTCCAGAAACCGGATCCTCCCATGAAGACGCGCCGCATCATCACGTTTGTACTGCTCGGTCTAATTGCGCTCCTGATTGTCCTCTCGATGGCGGCAGGATTCATCACCGACTTCTGGTGGTTCGACAGTCTCGGTTTCGCGGGTGTATTCCAGACCTCCTACGAGACACGATACGGACTGTGGCTGGCTTCGTTTGTACTCTTTCTTGCCGCGATGTACGGAACGCTGCGCACAGGCCTCGCCAGCGTCCCGTCGATTCCCGCCGATCCACGTTTTGCAAATCTTTTCGAGGCCCTTGGCAAGTTTGCCCGCGTCGCCCTTTACGGCGGCGCCGTGATTTGCGGTTTCATGACCTCGGGGTACATCGCCGGCCACTGGATGGACGCACTTGCGGCGGCCCAAGCGGAATATTTCGGAATAGCGGATCCAATCTTCGGCAACGATGTGGGGTATTACGTTTTCACACTTCCGTTCCTGGATGTGGTGAAGAACTGGTTGCTGGCCACCGTGGTACTCGCATTTATCGGCACGCTGCTCGTGTACCTCGTTCGGCAAGGCGTGTCTTTCGCGTTCGGCCGCGTTGCAGCGTCACCCCGTGCGCGCGTTCATTTGGCATCGATCCTTGCAGTGTTTTTTGTTCTGCTCGCATTCCATTCCTGGCTCGGGCGTTATGATGTGCTGTACTCGACACGGTCAGGCAGTTTTTTTGGAGCGGGATACACCGACGTCAACGCGCAACTTCCCGCCGCATGGATAGTGATTGTGCTGACCCTGGCGGCAGGCGGGCTGCTTGTGCAGGCGCTTATCAAGGGCGCGTACAAACGCCTGGCGCAGGTCTTTGGTGGATACGTCGCAATCGCGATTCTCGCGACAGGCGTGTTCCCCGCGGTTATTCAGGGCATCGTTGTCAACCCGAACGAGCAGATAAAGGAACTCGAATACATCCGCAACAACATCACGTTCACTCGTGTCGCGTTCGGGCTCGATCGCATCGAAGAGCGCACCATGAAACCGACGATGAATCTGACGGCCTCCGATCTTGCCGCAGATACCGCAACTCTGAGGAACATCGTTTTGTGGGATTACCGCCCGCTTGCGTCGACGCTCGACCAACTTCAGGTCATCCGCTTGTACTACGACTTTCCCGATGTCGATGTGGACCGCTACCGTCTGCCCGACGGATCGTATCGACAGGTTATGCTCGGCGCCCGTGAATTAAATCAGGACAAACTACCCGCAAATGCGCGGACCTGGGTGAACCAGAAACTCGTCTATACGCACGGCTATGGCATCGGTATGAGTCCGGTGAATGTTGTCACCGACGAAGGTCTGCCTGAATTTTTTGTGAAGGACATACCTCCGACCTCGAGCGTGGGCTTGGAGATTCGCAGGCCGGAGATTTATTTCGGCGAGGAAACACGCACACCTGTGGTGGTGAAGGGCAACATCGACGAGTTCGATTATCCCGTCGGAGACCAGAACCGCATGACTCGATACCTTGAGCAGACAGGCGTCGACATGGGATCCTTCTTCCGTCGGCTGATGTTCGCTCTGCACTTCGCGGACTTCAACCTTCTCATTTCGGGATACATCGGTCCGGAGAGCAGAATGGTGTATCATCGTGCGATACAGGACCGTGTTTCGAAGATAGCTCCCTTCCTCTCGTACGACGGGGATCCGTACCTGGTGGTCGGTGACGGGCGTCTGGTGTGGATGTACGACGCATACACGACGACCGATGCGTTCCCGTATTCGCGTCCTGTGGGAAACATCTCCTACATTCGGAACTCCGTGAAGATCACGATCGACGCGTACAATGGCGAGACGCAGTTTTACTCGTTCGGGATTGACACCGATCCAATCATCAGGGTCTACGCAAGAATCTTCCCGGGTCTGTTCAAACCGATCGACGCGATGCCCGCCTCACTTCAGAAACATGTTCGGTATCCGCAGGACTTGTTCGATATGCAAGCCGAGGTATACTCGACCTACCACATGGAGGATCCGACCGTGTTTTACAACAAGGAGGATCTGTGGAATATCGCGAACGAAAAACTGCAGGAAGAGGTGCAGAAGATGGAGAGTTACTCCGTCGTCATGCGCCTTCCCGGCGAACCGCGGGAAGAGTACATACAGATGGTCCCGTACACTCCGAACAGACGTGATAACATGATCGCCTGGCTGTGCGCGCGCAGCGACGGGGCGAATTACGGGAGAATGCTCGTGTTTAAATTCCCGAAGCAGGAACTGACATATGGTCCGATGCAGGTAACTGCACGAATCGATCAGGATCCGATCATTTCCTCGCAACTCACCCTGTGGAATCAGCAGGGATCGAGCGTTACGCGAGGGAATCTGCTCGTCTTTCCGATCAAGGAAGATGTGATGTATGTGCAACCGGTGTATCTGCAGGCGACGTCAGGGAAGCTTCCCGAGCTGAAGAGAGTGATTGTCTCGTACGGAAATCGCATTTCGATGGAGCCGACTTTGGAAGAGGCGCTGCGGCGAGTATTCGGAGGCAATGCCGCTCTGAGCACACCTGCTCCGAGGTCAAGCCCGGCTGCTGCGATCACATCTCCCACCGCCAATACATCGCCACTCAATGTGTCGCAGCTTTCGAAATCGGCTCTTGAGCGATATGAACGCGCGGTCAAATATCAGCGCGAGGGCAACTGGTCGAAGTACGGCGAGGAACTCGAACTTCTGAAACAGGATCTCAAAAAACTTGTGGAGCAGAGCGCGAAGTAGTCGCGTCAGTCTCCCGTCGCGACGGGATTATCCGGCCAGGAGATCCAATCGCTCCAACTCCCTGTGTATAGGCGCGGCATGCCGAGTCCCGCTTCTTCCATTGCAAGGACGGAAATGCAGGATGTCACCCCCGAGCCACAGTAAAAAATAGATTCAGGATGCAGGTTCTCGTACCGCGCACGCAATTGCTCGACGGGCAGCAGGTGCAATGATGCGCTGTGATTGCCCGCCCAGGGCAGATTCACCGCGCCCGGGATATGGCCGGCAATCGGATCAATTGGTTCGTTATCGCCGCGGAATCTTTCCGCTGCACGCGCATCCACAAGATGCACGCCGTCGGCGCGTCCTTTCACCTTGTCGATATCAACACGCATTCCCAAATGCGGTTCTGCCCGAAACACAGCGGGGGCGGGAGGTGTACCCGATCCCATTTCCGTATCACCGGGAAGCGATTTCCACGCGGTGAATCCGCCGTCGAGAATCCTGACACAATCATGCCCGAGATAGCGGAGCATCCACCACAGACGTGCAGCCCAAGAGCCGCCCGCGTCATCATAGGCTACCACGTTGGAGGTCCCACTCTGTATTCCGAGTGCTGAAAAGACGCGTTCCATACGCTCGATAGAAGGCAGTGGATGTCTTCCTCCGTGCGAACCAACCGGATCGGACAGGTGCTCGTCGAGAGCGCAGAAGACGGCCGATGGAATATGCGCCTGCATGTAGTCCTGACGACCCGCTTCAGGCCTGCCGAGGTCGTGGCGGCAATCAAATATCCGGAGAGAAGGATGGTTGATTTCGGTCCGCAATTCGGACGCGGTGATGAGGTTTGTTCTGCTCATATGTGCGAGTGGATTGTTGCGGAGAAGTGCGTTGACTGGGAAGAACCGGGGACTCAAGGTATGGAGAAAAAGAATTGCACCGAAAATCGATGGATAATGTGTAACGTTCCATCAGGTATACATGTTTTATATATGAGTCCGGCAGGCGAAAGGTTCCTACCCTCAAGATGGATAGACTCAACTTCACCTCCCTTTGAACAGGCTCATAGAGCGGCACTTCTCCCAAGGCCTTTCCTACTCCGGAACTCATGAATACTCCCGATGACCTATCTTCGCATCGGGTGCGGATTCACCCCGGCACAGCCGGTTTGCAGAACGAGGACGCCCGTCCTCGTTCTGTTTTTTCAACCATGATGGCCTGAGGGGATTGATCCTGCGATGTCTGTTGAATACCTTTCATGCATTCAGTCATATTTACGGCGGGATGCATCATGTCAATCGCACGGTTTGTCTTCACCATGGCGGTTCTTCTCCTCTGTTGTCAAGAGAATGTAATCGCACAGATCCTCCGCTGGGAAGCACAAGGGAGGGCACTCTGCACCGCAGCGGGTTGGCAAAAGAACCCCTACGCAACAACAGATGGTCGAGGTGGAGCGATTGCCGTTTGGGAGGACATTCGCAGCGGAACCGCACCCGGGATTTACGCAGCACGAATCAGCGCAGTCGGTGCACGACCATGGATGACTGACGGCATCCGGATCAGTTCCGCAAATACAGGCCAGCAATTGGCCGGCATTGTAACAGACGGCGCGGGTGGCGCCTATGTCGCGTGGTGGCATCGCGGCAACGGCTCGTACGATATTTATGCGCAGCGCATCGATTCTGCAGGAAGGATTCAATGGAGCGAAAACGGCTATCCGGTGTGTCGCGCGCAACATGATCAGCAATGGGCCGCAATTCGCTCGGACGGACAGGGTGGCTGTATCATCGCATGGCAGGACAAACGTGGACAGGACAACGATATCTACGCCCAGCGATTCGGCGCTTCGAACGTCCCTCTCTGGGGAGACAGCGGCGTAGCGGTCACGAACGCCCCAGGTGATCAGATGTACCCCGATCTCGCGTGTGATGGAAATGGCGGCGCGTTTATCGTGTGGATGGACCGCAGGGCCGGAGACGATGTATATGGACAGCGACTGCGGGGCGACGGCAGCCGTGCATGGGCTTCAGATGCGCCAATTGCTGTGTACAACGACCGTCAGATCGCACCTCGAGTAGTTGCCATGAGTCAAGGACGCGCAGCGGTTCTGTGGCAGGATTTTCGATCAGGCAATGCAGCAGCAGCACTGTATCTCCAGCTTATAGATTCGACCGGAGCGCAGAGCTTTGACCAAGGATATCAGATCGCAATCTCGCCGAAATCGCAGTCGGGGGTCTTTTTCACCGATGACGGGCGCGGTGGCGCAACGGCCTCATGGACGGACTTTCGCAACGGCCTCACGGATGGAGATGTGTACACCGGGGCAATCCTCCCCGACGGGACAATCCCACAGACTGCCTCCATCTACGGGCAGCCGATATGCACTATTGCGGGCACGACACAGGAACTGGCCCAGGTGCTCAGCGACAGTGCAGGCGGAGCATTCATAGTCTGGCAGGACAAGAGGAACACCTTCGACTACGATCTGTACATAAACCGCATATCGGCGGCGGGGCTGACGAACTTCACGGGATGGGACCTCAACGGCACGGTGCTGATCAAGGAAGAGCACGACCAACTGCGACCACAAATTGTCGCATCCGGTCGCGGCTCCGCAATCGTTGTATGGGTTGACGGACGTGTCGCCGACGGACAGGCCGACATATATGCACAAAAGGTCGACTATGCTCCGTGGTTGAGTTCGATGAGAGACACCGTGCGGTTTGGGATCCGTCCTGTCAGCAGTACCACATTTGATACACTCGTAGTTTCGAATTCCGGTCCCGTCGATCTCACGATCACCGACATCCGCAGACCGCCAGGAAACAATGGCGCGGCTGATTTCCGCATCACGAGTCCGGCCACACTCCCAATCACACTCAAGACCGATTCTTCGCTCCGGATCCCGCTTGCATTTACGCCAACGACTACGGGTTTGAGGGAAGCACAGGTACGCATCAAGAGTAATTTTTCCGTCGATCCGTTTCTGATTCCTTTGAGAGGAACCGGTACGAATCCAAAGATTTCGACTCCTTCACTCTTTATTTTTGGACCCAGCCGTGTCGGCTCTCCGATCGATACACAGATTGTTGACTGCATTACCAATTCCGGGACCGGGCCACTTGTGGTTACCAATCTTCGTTTCACTGGTGAACATCCGGGTGATTTTTCTGTACTGCATCCAGACACGGTTCCTTTCATCGTTGACGAGCGATCATCGCTGCCGTTGCGGTTACGCTTCACTCCTTCGGGCGAGGGCTCGAGGAGCGCGATCCTCGAGGTTATCAACGCGACGACAGACTCGGTCCGGCGCATCACGCTACGCGGCGCAGGCGGCTACCCCACGCTCACCACAAGCCCGAGCCGTGTTCGTTTTGACCGCGTGATGATCACACGTACGAGCACCAAAACCGTTGAAGTCCGGAACACGGGAGGCATAGATCTCCGTCTGCTTCGTGCGCAACTCGACAGCGGACGTGCCGATCAGTTTACCATCGATGGCTTTACTGCGACCACCGTTCCGCCCAACGGATATGTTCAATTCTCGGTAACTTTTCGACCAACCGAAGTGGGTTCCTTTGCTTCAAAGGTTAACATCGAGAGCGACGATCCGGCTTCACCGCATCGCATCCCGGTCGATGGTATCGGCGATCAGTTCAATGCTGCAGGCACCGTGGCCGAAACACCTGATGCGCGCATCATCGCGTTGTCGCCCCAGCCATGTCAACAAGGGCAGCCATTAGCCATCGAGTACGGACTCATGCGCCCCACGGCCAATCTCCGTCTCGGACTCCGTGACCTCCTCGGCAGGAGCTTGGTGTTGGTGACTTGGGGCAGGCGTGATGCAGGACGACACATTGAACACCTGGATTTTGGGTCGCTGCCTTCACCTGCGCCTCCAGGCGTATATATGCTGACGATTGAAGCTGAAATGGAAAATGGAACATTGGTACGACTTGCAGCGCCGGTCCTGATAACGCAATAATCACGTCGCTCGGATGATTCAGGAACCGCGTTCCGGGGACGGGGCGGGTCGTTGTCGTAATGCGACAGGCGTGCCTCGCCTTTTCTTCACACGGAGATTGAGCATCTCGACAAATACCGAGAAGCCCATCGAAAAATACACGTAGCCCTTGGGGATGTGCTGGTCGAGACCTTCCGCAATCAAGGACAAGCCGATCAGCAACAGGAAGCTCAGGGCCAGCATCTTTATCGTTGGGTGTTTCTCAACAAAGACACCTATCGGTTTCGCGGCAAACATCATGACACCGACCGCAAGCACCACTGCAAGTACCATCACCTCGAGCTGATTCGCCATTCCGATCGCAGTGATGACCGAATCGAGTGAGAAGACGATATCGAGCAGCACGATTTGCACGATGACATTGGCAAACGATGCCTTCATGCGACTGCGCGCCTTCTCCTCCTCTCCTTCGAGCTTGTCATGAATCTCATGCGTGCTTTTAAAAATGAGGAATGCGCCACCGAGGAGCAGAATGATATCCCGGCCGGAAATTTCGGCGCCGACGAGTGTAAACAGCGGCGCTGTGAGCCGCATGATCCACGACAACGAAAAGAGAAGTCCGATACGCGTGAGCATAGCGAGCGCAAGCCCCACCATCCGGGCCTTCGGCTGTTTCTTCGCCGGCAGTTTTCCCGTCATGATGGAAATAAAGATGATGTTGTCGATGCCGAGCACTATCTCGAGCACCGTCAATGTCAGCAGGGCGATCCAAGCCGACGGGTCGGTAATCCATTCCACGCGAATCCTCGTTTCTCACTGTGAAAGTTTGTAATCTAGTCAGAACAGTACTTTTGAATGAAATGATCCCGCAACATCACTTCCATAATCCACGCATGGCGACTGCTGTCGCCTTTTCAGTCCTGTTCAGTCTGAGTGTGGCAGGAGAACTGAACGCACAGAAGCGCGTCGCTCCAGTCCCGGAGATAACAAAAACGACTCTGTGGGATGTAGCCTTCTCAACCACGCACATCGGAATTGCTGTTGGCGACTATGGCGTGATACAGCGGACATCTGATGGCGGGCAGACATGGACTCCACAGAAATCCACCGACCAGTTCGCCTTTCGCAATGTCCATTTCTTCTCCCCTGCTGAAGCAATTGCCGCAGGATTCTGGGCGAGCATTTTCCGCAGCAGCGACAGCGGGCGAACGTGGACAAAAAGCAGCGTGGGGATCCGCCACCATCTTCCGGGACTTGCAGCAGCGGGCTGGGGATGTGTGTGGCTCTCAGGTGAAAAGGGTGTCATATTAAAATCGACGGACAGGGGAGCGACATGGTCGGAGCAGACTTCCGGAACGGGCCTCATGCTCGATGCAATTTCATTCGCTGATTCGCTTCACGGATGGTGCTCGTCGGTGCAGGGCTTGTTACTCGCAACAACAGACGGTGGTGCTCACTGGACAAAGCGCCAGCCGCCATCTGCGATGCCCATTACCACAGTCCTGTCACGAACCCTGCGCGAGTGCTGGATCGCGGGGTACAATGGATTGATCGCACAGACCACAGATGCGGGCGCCTCATGGTCCGTGAAGCAGGTATACAATGCAACGATCCAACGCCTGCGCTTCGATCGTAATGGCGTTGGATGGGCTGCGTGCAACAGGGGTATTGTCCTTCGATCAAATTCCGACCTCTCAGGGTGGAATCTCTTCACGCGTGCCGAGACCGAATCCCTGAATTCATTGCATTTTCCAGACGATTCGACTCTTGTGACCGTAGGCTCGGCGGGCACCATACTCCGCCTTTCGAGACAGCTTCACTAATCGCCCCAAGAAATTTAGCGACAGAAGCACGGTTCGGAGCGGTGTGTAGTTCGTGACGTGTTTTCAGTCCGGGCTTCAGAGGATCGTGATCAGTGCATGGCCAGTCCGCGTTCCATTCTGCGCGTGTATCACATAACAGCCGGCTGGTACATCCTGAAGTTCCATTCGAATGCTCTGAAATGTACCGGAAGGCACGCCGCACTCGATACTCATCACTAGCCGACCCAGCAAGTCAATGAGAGTAATCCGCAGTGGGGCTGCGACGATATCGCGAACGCCGATTACGACCAGACTCCCATTCCGTGCCACCACGGGCTGAGGAAAAACCTCTACAGCCAATCGCGGCGATGCTGCAAATGCAGGCGTATCGTTGCCACTGGGATCGAATTGCCGGCGGAATAGACCGCGCCCGCTGCCGGCGGCGAGTGTCAGTGAGGAGGCACCAGGGTTATCGAGCTGTCGCGTCGCAAGGGCATACAC
This is a stretch of genomic DNA from Ignavibacteriota bacterium. It encodes these proteins:
- a CDS encoding glycosyltransferase family 2 protein — translated: MTHSVVIVTRNRAQEVKDLLHCLAVQTTCADEILVVDASDTDETSGFCSNDKPAGTPLRYLRADADICTQRNIGIESSCGDIITFLDDDARIGPDYCATMLRYFENDASISGVGGSMTDVPLPGLVERVFRCLFFIQTNRGRNRFRLSGFPDFGFAFPHDREVDFLASTAASFRKSAIGALRFDTGAFSGRALGLQTGRAFAEDVWFSFQVGRSGRLIVGASLAFFHTPSPASRDGVHVTQTLYYHAMRTVSARMAHGIIQQLARRWALIGCGLLAMIQTVVKRDLGYLTGYLASSRLPASSRTA
- a CDS encoding sterol desaturase family protein; amino-acid sequence: MFESDFMEFFSHVHWSVPLWIFVPVIAACTYAALAVYELPLSKAVLVILAGLALWTFIEYSLHRFIFHYHPKSGWGQKIHWMFHGVHHDYPSDPLRLVMVPAVSLPLATAFYFLWTVLFGTVHAAPLMAGMLTGYLAYDMTHYAVHHFPIKGRVFGYLREYHMRHHFADPDRGYGVSSPLWDIILRTSFQRDQSGRS
- a CDS encoding UPF0182 family protein, producing MKTRRIITFVLLGLIALLIVLSMAAGFITDFWWFDSLGFAGVFQTSYETRYGLWLASFVLFLAAMYGTLRTGLASVPSIPADPRFANLFEALGKFARVALYGGAVICGFMTSGYIAGHWMDALAAAQAEYFGIADPIFGNDVGYYVFTLPFLDVVKNWLLATVVLAFIGTLLVYLVRQGVSFAFGRVAASPRARVHLASILAVFFVLLAFHSWLGRYDVLYSTRSGSFFGAGYTDVNAQLPAAWIVIVLTLAAGGLLVQALIKGAYKRLAQVFGGYVAIAILATGVFPAVIQGIVVNPNEQIKELEYIRNNITFTRVAFGLDRIEERTMKPTMNLTASDLAADTATLRNIVLWDYRPLASTLDQLQVIRLYYDFPDVDVDRYRLPDGSYRQVMLGARELNQDKLPANARTWVNQKLVYTHGYGIGMSPVNVVTDEGLPEFFVKDIPPTSSVGLEIRRPEIYFGEETRTPVVVKGNIDEFDYPVGDQNRMTRYLEQTGVDMGSFFRRLMFALHFADFNLLISGYIGPESRMVYHRAIQDRVSKIAPFLSYDGDPYLVVGDGRLVWMYDAYTTTDAFPYSRPVGNISYIRNSVKITIDAYNGETQFYSFGIDTDPIIRVYARIFPGLFKPIDAMPASLQKHVRYPQDLFDMQAEVYSTYHMEDPTVFYNKEDLWNIANEKLQEEVQKMESYSVVMRLPGEPREEYIQMVPYTPNRRDNMIAWLCARSDGANYGRMLVFKFPKQELTYGPMQVTARIDQDPIISSQLTLWNQQGSSVTRGNLLVFPIKEDVMYVQPVYLQATSGKLPELKRVIVSYGNRISMEPTLEEALRRVFGGNAALSTPAPRSSPAAAITSPTANTSPLNVSQLSKSALERYERAVKYQREGNWSKYGEELELLKQDLKKLVEQSAK
- a CDS encoding sulfurtransferase; translated protein: MSRTNLITASELRTEINHPSLRIFDCRHDLGRPEAGRQDYMQAHIPSAVFCALDEHLSDPVGSHGGRHPLPSIERMERVFSALGIQSGTSNVVAYDDAGGSWAARLWWMLRYLGHDCVRILDGGFTAWKSLPGDTEMGSGTPPAPAVFRAEPHLGMRVDIDKVKGRADGVHLVDARAAERFRGDNEPIDPIAGHIPGAVNLPWAGNHSASLHLLPVEQLRARYENLHPESIFYCGSGVTSCISVLAMEEAGLGMPRLYTGSWSDWISWPDNPVATGD
- a CDS encoding choice-of-anchor D domain-containing protein; this encodes MTDGIRISSANTGQQLAGIVTDGAGGAYVAWWHRGNGSYDIYAQRIDSAGRIQWSENGYPVCRAQHDQQWAAIRSDGQGGCIIAWQDKRGQDNDIYAQRFGASNVPLWGDSGVAVTNAPGDQMYPDLACDGNGGAFIVWMDRRAGDDVYGQRLRGDGSRAWASDAPIAVYNDRQIAPRVVAMSQGRAAVLWQDFRSGNAAAALYLQLIDSTGAQSFDQGYQIAISPKSQSGVFFTDDGRGGATASWTDFRNGLTDGDVYTGAILPDGTIPQTASIYGQPICTIAGTTQELAQVLSDSAGGAFIVWQDKRNTFDYDLYINRISAAGLTNFTGWDLNGTVLIKEEHDQLRPQIVASGRGSAIVVWVDGRVADGQADIYAQKVDYAPWLSSMRDTVRFGIRPVSSTTFDTLVVSNSGPVDLTITDIRRPPGNNGAADFRITSPATLPITLKTDSSLRIPLAFTPTTTGLREAQVRIKSNFSVDPFLIPLRGTGTNPKISTPSLFIFGPSRVGSPIDTQIVDCITNSGTGPLVVTNLRFTGEHPGDFSVLHPDTVPFIVDERSSLPLRLRFTPSGEGSRSAILEVINATTDSVRRITLRGAGGYPTLTTSPSRVRFDRVMITRTSTKTVEVRNTGGIDLRLLRAQLDSGRADQFTIDGFTATTVPPNGYVQFSVTFRPTEVGSFASKVNIESDDPASPHRIPVDGIGDQFNAAGTVAETPDARIIALSPQPCQQGQPLAIEYGLMRPTANLRLGLRDLLGRSLVLVTWGRRDAGRHIEHLDFGSLPSPAPPGVYMLTIEAEMENGTLVRLAAPVLITQ
- a CDS encoding TerC family protein, which translates into the protein MEWITDPSAWIALLTLTVLEIVLGIDNIIFISIMTGKLPAKKQPKARMVGLALAMLTRIGLLFSLSWIMRLTAPLFTLVGAEISGRDIILLLGGAFLIFKSTHEIHDKLEGEEEKARSRMKASFANVIVQIVLLDIVFSLDSVITAIGMANQLEVMVLAVVLAVGVMMFAAKPIGVFVEKHPTIKMLALSFLLLIGLSLIAEGLDQHIPKGYVYFSMGFSVFVEMLNLRVKKRRGTPVALRQRPAPSPERGS